In Prochlorococcus marinus str. MIT 1214, one DNA window encodes the following:
- a CDS encoding AAA family ATPase has protein sequence MFITVCGQKGGVAKTCTSIHLASVWSSQGKNVCLVDADRNRSALAYGSRGNLKFNIVPVEAAAKATRFSEIVITDGQASTDEEELKHLAAGSDLVLLPTAPKARSVELSVELASLLKHLNIPHAVLLVKVDFRQKRIANEAREALGKFDLTVLEGDIPLLSAFDKAENLGVAVIDAVDDKGRSDPRRMSGWSAYCSIANQIQCQISKHLLDINKPVEDLLVSA, from the coding sequence TTGTTCATAACTGTATGTGGTCAGAAAGGAGGAGTTGCTAAAACTTGTACCTCAATTCATCTAGCAAGTGTTTGGTCTTCTCAGGGAAAAAATGTTTGTTTAGTTGACGCTGATAGAAATAGATCTGCTCTAGCTTATGGATCAAGAGGTAATCTTAAATTTAATATTGTCCCTGTAGAGGCAGCCGCTAAAGCAACTAGATTCTCAGAAATTGTGATTACTGATGGTCAAGCAAGTACTGATGAAGAAGAGTTGAAACATTTAGCTGCTGGCTCTGACCTTGTGCTTTTGCCCACAGCTCCAAAAGCTAGATCAGTTGAATTATCCGTCGAATTAGCATCTTTACTCAAACATTTAAATATTCCTCACGCAGTTTTATTAGTTAAGGTTGACTTCCGCCAAAAGCGAATTGCAAATGAGGCAAGAGAAGCTTTAGGAAAATTTGATTTAACGGTTTTAGAAGGCGATATTCCTTTGTTATCAGCTTTTGATAAAGCAGAAAACCTTGGAGTAGCAGTAATTGATGCTGTAGATGATAAAGGTCGGTCCGATCCTAGACGAATGTCAGGTTGGTCGGCCTATTGTTCCATTGCTAATCAAATTCAATGCCAGATTTCGAAGCACTTGTTAGACATCAACAAACCAGTAGAAGACCTGCTAGTGAGCGCTTAA
- a CDS encoding ABC transporter ATP-binding protein, whose amino-acid sequence MIGTSKTYYLLKRLLKALPLRRRRSLLKLIPVAALTGLVDVIVVGIVSRLFTVFIGQPNQPSLPIQNFIPEDPKTKVISLVIIYIAMNWLASFSKLFLKAAQERLRVAIWRDLSELAQQKLLSQPYEFFLNKKKSDLSSKVLINISRVSEFLVRPILQISSGLCVITFICIAVLFIAKSIALYLIISLLIFYIFISLFVTPFIRYSSRQRIKLEKETNNILTESMRTIIDVHLTSSESYFEKRYKLAAKSSFPFIWKAEVLPEFPRSLIEPFGITLIFAIGLFPYVTGQDDSILIEIVPFLATIAVAALKLTPPLQDSFRALTSMRASIPDLEETLKLIELPSSRLTKRSIGVPTKKGIEPRNNIKLEKLSYKFPNSDEYTLNSINLTIPIGSRVAFVGETGSGKTTTANQLLCLLRPTKGKLLLDGVEVTDTEVPAWQDCCSYVPQAITLLNSNIIENIAYGLEEELIDNQRVWDSLKAAQLAELVSEMPRGLYTPVGDNGIRLSGGQRQRLAIARAFYRQSKLLILDEATSALDNRTEADVMDAIELIGRRCTIVTIAHRLSTIERSDCIYEFKDGNIIAFGNYQKLLKESKTFFDMVEIAKRTDRSNIQI is encoded by the coding sequence ATGATAGGCACCAGCAAAACATATTATCTACTAAAGCGCCTACTTAAGGCTCTGCCATTAAGAAGAAGAAGATCTCTATTAAAATTAATTCCAGTAGCAGCTTTGACTGGTTTGGTAGACGTAATTGTAGTTGGAATTGTTTCTAGATTATTTACTGTTTTTATTGGCCAACCTAATCAACCTAGCTTACCAATACAAAATTTTATACCTGAAGACCCAAAAACAAAAGTTATCAGCCTGGTAATAATATACATAGCAATGAATTGGTTAGCATCATTTTCTAAATTATTTCTTAAAGCAGCTCAAGAAAGACTTCGAGTAGCAATTTGGCGAGATTTATCAGAGCTAGCACAACAAAAATTACTGTCTCAACCATATGAATTTTTCTTGAACAAGAAGAAATCTGATTTGTCATCAAAAGTTTTGATCAATATTTCAAGAGTTTCAGAATTTCTAGTAAGACCAATACTTCAAATTTCTAGTGGGTTATGTGTGATTACCTTTATATGTATTGCTGTTCTTTTTATAGCAAAATCGATAGCTCTTTATTTAATTATCAGTCTATTAATTTTTTATATATTTATATCATTATTTGTAACACCTTTTATTAGGTATTCCTCTCGTCAAAGAATAAAATTAGAAAAAGAAACAAATAATATATTAACTGAGTCAATGAGGACAATTATAGATGTACACCTTACTAGTTCGGAATCTTATTTTGAAAAAAGATATAAGTTAGCTGCTAAAAGCTCTTTCCCTTTTATTTGGAAAGCTGAAGTCTTGCCCGAATTCCCTAGATCATTAATAGAGCCTTTTGGTATTACATTGATTTTTGCGATTGGGCTTTTCCCATATGTAACTGGGCAAGATGATTCCATACTTATTGAAATAGTTCCATTCTTAGCAACAATTGCAGTGGCTGCATTAAAACTTACTCCTCCATTACAAGATTCATTTAGAGCATTAACTTCCATGCGAGCATCAATACCTGATTTAGAAGAAACACTTAAGTTAATAGAATTGCCTTCTAGTAGACTCACTAAAAGATCTATAGGCGTTCCAACTAAAAAAGGAATTGAGCCCAGAAACAATATCAAACTTGAAAAACTAAGTTATAAGTTTCCCAACAGTGACGAATACACATTAAACAGTATAAATCTAACTATCCCTATTGGTTCGAGGGTAGCTTTTGTTGGAGAGACGGGAAGTGGAAAAACTACCACTGCTAATCAATTATTATGTCTTCTTAGGCCAACGAAAGGAAAACTATTATTGGATGGAGTTGAAGTCACTGATACAGAAGTACCTGCATGGCAGGATTGTTGCTCTTACGTTCCTCAAGCGATTACTTTATTAAACAGCAATATTATTGAAAATATTGCATATGGATTAGAGGAAGAATTAATAGATAATCAAAGAGTATGGGATTCACTTAAGGCAGCTCAATTAGCAGAATTGGTATCAGAAATGCCAAGAGGTCTCTATACGCCTGTTGGTGATAATGGCATCAGATTGTCTGGTGGACAACGACAGAGATTAGCCATAGCAAGAGCTTTTTATAGGCAATCAAAATTATTAATTTTAGATGAGGCAACTAGTGCTTTAGATAATAGAACGGAAGCAGACGTAATGGATGCAATAGAACTCATAGGTAGACGTTGCACAATTGTAACTATTGCTCACAGATTATCTACTATTGAAAGATCAGATTGCATATATGAATTTAAAGATGGGAATATAATTGCTTTTGGTAATTATCAAAAACTACTGAAAGAATCAAAAACTTTTTTTGATATGGTAGAAATAGCAAAAAGAACAGACAGATCAAATATACAAATCTAA
- a CDS encoding glycosyltransferase family 4 protein — translation MTSIIFNGSYITKKNTGIGVVSKGLLNSLSANKITTLIPKDIGIRGDIYIPNNLSPGSGLRSHLRRLYWLQKDVPKLMNNLNAEYFLSPLLEAPLFTNIKSIVLAHDLIPIRYPSISFLTLYHLTYIPLILKQSKLILCNSISTANDLNSFYKVPRHKLFPIQLGFNNKKYYPIKKIRKKFFLIIGRHNPHKNLERVIKAFAYAKINDYKLVFVGSFDKRYTPSLIKVIDELNLGHLCVWKGWIEDEEKLLLLNECRALIIASLWEGFGLPALEAMACGTPVIASERGALPEIIGNYGYLVNPFNIQSIAFAMNAVINDKECFNKTLNEGPSRAQSFNWFDTARSIEKIIEKIE, via the coding sequence ATGACTTCTATAATTTTTAACGGGAGCTATATAACAAAAAAAAATACTGGCATTGGAGTCGTTTCTAAGGGTTTACTAAATTCTTTATCAGCTAATAAAATAACTACACTCATTCCAAAGGATATAGGCATACGAGGTGATATTTATATACCTAACAACTTGTCTCCAGGTTCAGGCTTGAGAAGCCATTTGAGACGATTGTATTGGCTTCAAAAAGATGTTCCAAAATTAATGAATAATTTAAATGCGGAATATTTTTTATCACCATTACTAGAAGCGCCATTATTTACTAATATAAAATCTATTGTTTTAGCTCATGACTTAATACCAATAAGGTATCCTTCGATCTCATTTTTAACTCTATATCATTTAACTTATATCCCTTTAATTTTAAAACAATCAAAGCTAATTCTATGTAACTCTATCTCTACGGCTAATGATTTGAATAGCTTTTATAAAGTGCCTAGGCATAAATTATTTCCAATTCAATTAGGGTTTAATAATAAAAAGTATTATCCAATCAAAAAAATTAGAAAAAAATTTTTTCTAATTATCGGTAGACATAACCCGCATAAAAATTTGGAAAGGGTTATCAAAGCATTCGCATACGCCAAGATTAACGATTATAAGCTTGTCTTTGTAGGATCTTTTGATAAACGGTATACACCAAGTCTTATAAAAGTAATTGATGAATTGAACCTTGGACATTTGTGTGTGTGGAAAGGTTGGATTGAGGACGAAGAGAAATTATTATTATTAAACGAATGTCGAGCACTTATTATTGCAAGTCTTTGGGAAGGATTTGGTCTCCCAGCTCTTGAGGCAATGGCTTGTGGGACTCCAGTTATCGCTTCTGAACGAGGGGCACTTCCCGAAATTATTGGTAATTATGGTTATCTGGTTAATCCATTCAATATTCAATCAATAGCTTTTGCAATGAATGCAGTTATCAATGATAAAGAATGCTTTAATAAAACTCTTAATGAAGGCCCATCAAGAGCTCAGTCTTTTAATTGGTTTGATACTGCTAGATCAATAGAAAAAATCATTGAGAAAATTGAGTAA
- a CDS encoding DUF3303 domain-containing protein, producing the protein MQLYLVDCQFTDTDNQIAAYKQFVEFWENGEMSKQDKFDGFEMLFRVHAPGEGRVVILCNANGDKELFQHFAPWRVQFGIDMEITPVISCQNVVDYHKDLFNKMS; encoded by the coding sequence ATGCAACTCTATTTGGTTGATTGCCAGTTTACTGATACTGATAATCAAATTGCTGCTTATAAGCAGTTTGTAGAATTTTGGGAAAATGGAGAAATGTCTAAGCAAGACAAATTTGATGGATTTGAAATGCTTTTTCGTGTTCATGCTCCTGGAGAAGGCCGTGTTGTAATTCTCTGCAATGCAAATGGTGATAAGGAGCTCTTTCAACATTTTGCACCATGGAGAGTACAATTTGGTATAGATATGGAAATAACTCCGGTTATAAGCTGTCAAAATGTTGTCGACTATCACAAGGATTTATTTAATAAAATGTCTTAA
- a CDS encoding THUMP domain-containing class I SAM-dependent RNA methyltransferase has product MKLVASISQGLEKEGAKELIELGAKSVKASRRHILFEADMACLYRIHLRARLSFRFLRELFRFPCHGPHELYSGIQTSIDWENWLQPQQSFRVDVTGFGEGLSHTHFTALQVKNAIIDLQRERWGLRSSIDLNNPDICFHLHLSNFQAVLSVDGSNSSLHKRGYRPAVGIAPIKETLAAGLMRMTEWDGTKHLVDPLCGSGTFLIEAVSILLGIKPGIDRKFLFMNWPDFNTALWEKELKIAQKIKPLNKKLPKIIGCEVDETISQFANDNVRKAGLENYIEIINCPFQEFPLPPGLGLLVCNPPYGKRIGDENELPILYKQLGEYCKTKASGWDLWLLNGNPNLSKYLGMKASRRFQVNNGSIDCRWLNYKIK; this is encoded by the coding sequence ATGAAACTTGTTGCATCTATTTCACAAGGTCTTGAAAAAGAGGGTGCAAAAGAGTTGATAGAACTTGGAGCTAAATCAGTTAAAGCTTCAAGGAGACATATATTATTTGAAGCTGATATGGCTTGTTTATATAGAATACATTTACGGGCTCGTTTGTCTTTTAGATTTTTAAGAGAGCTTTTCAGATTTCCTTGCCATGGTCCTCATGAACTTTATAGCGGTATTCAAACCTCAATTGATTGGGAAAATTGGCTTCAGCCTCAACAAAGTTTTCGTGTAGATGTCACTGGATTTGGAGAAGGATTATCACATACTCATTTCACTGCTTTGCAGGTGAAAAATGCAATTATTGATTTACAAAGAGAACGTTGGGGTTTGCGTTCAAGCATTGATTTGAACAATCCTGATATTTGTTTTCATTTGCACTTGTCCAATTTTCAAGCTGTTTTGAGCGTTGATGGTAGTAACTCGAGTCTTCACAAAAGAGGATACAGGCCAGCTGTTGGAATAGCTCCAATTAAGGAAACATTAGCGGCAGGTTTAATGCGAATGACTGAGTGGGATGGAACAAAACATTTGGTAGATCCATTATGCGGTTCTGGAACTTTTTTGATTGAAGCCGTAAGTATTTTGCTTGGAATTAAACCTGGTATTGATAGAAAATTTCTGTTTATGAATTGGCCGGATTTCAATACTGCTCTTTGGGAAAAAGAATTAAAAATTGCACAGAAGATAAAACCTTTAAATAAAAAGCTACCTAAAATAATTGGATGTGAAGTTGATGAAACTATTTCTCAATTCGCTAATGATAATGTTAGAAAAGCGGGATTAGAAAATTATATAGAAATAATTAACTGCCCTTTTCAAGAATTTCCATTACCGCCTGGATTAGGACTTTTAGTTTGTAATCCTCCTTATGGGAAAAGAATAGGAGATGAAAATGAACTTCCTATTCTCTATAAACAATTAGGGGAATATTGCAAAACAAAAGCCTCTGGTTGGGATCTTTGGTTGCTTAATGGGAATCCAAATTTAAGTAAATATTTAGGTATGAAAGCGAGTCGTCGTTTTCAAGTAAATAATGGTTCAATCGATTGTCGATGGTTGAATTATAAGATTAAATAA
- a CDS encoding phage holin family protein: protein MTNSERKKGIGAAARVTALASSVMDLHVRIALQEMDREKRRLISGAIFLATGGVLMLFALLGSELILGYWLRDLLEIDNKSTILILVFINLALAGMSLRIGGYLAKGPYLPETLEGITKTTRAVLGKN from the coding sequence ATGACCAACTCAGAACGCAAAAAAGGCATAGGAGCTGCTGCAAGAGTTACTGCATTAGCAAGTTCGGTAATGGATCTTCATGTCCGCATTGCGCTGCAAGAAATGGACAGAGAAAAGCGCCGCCTTATAAGTGGTGCAATTTTCTTAGCTACTGGTGGGGTATTGATGTTATTTGCCTTACTTGGTTCTGAATTAATTCTTGGATATTGGCTGAGAGACTTGCTTGAAATAGATAACAAATCAACAATTTTAATTTTAGTATTTATAAATCTTGCATTGGCGGGGATGAGTCTAAGGATTGGAGGCTATCTGGCAAAAGGTCCTTACCTTCCAGAAACCTTGGAGGGAATTACCAAAACTACAAGAGCTGTTTTAGGAAAAAATTAA
- a CDS encoding DUF883 family protein, with the protein MNSSPSSSSNSVEAEKAIAENTPEQWFNEQFDNLLPKIQERWPDLAKQTLEATKGSLEDLINVISVHSGKNSFGVQEQLEEIFHSATDTTRGLAESLEPLEKQLEDLLDELNSTLRPRIEKPVRKRPLLAIGIAAGIGVLFGILLGGGRRN; encoded by the coding sequence GTGAATTCCTCACCCTCTTCATCATCAAATTCAGTCGAAGCTGAAAAAGCTATTGCTGAAAATACTCCTGAGCAGTGGTTCAATGAGCAGTTTGATAATTTATTACCAAAAATTCAAGAGCGTTGGCCAGATTTAGCTAAACAAACATTAGAAGCTACTAAAGGAAGTCTCGAAGATTTAATTAATGTCATATCAGTGCATTCAGGAAAAAACAGTTTTGGAGTGCAAGAACAACTAGAAGAAATTTTTCATTCTGCAACTGACACAACTAGAGGTCTAGCAGAGTCTTTAGAACCTCTCGAGAAACAGCTTGAAGACCTTCTAGATGAATTAAACAGCACTCTAAGACCTCGAATTGAGAAGCCAGTACGAAAAAGGCCCCTCTTGGCTATTGGCATTGCTGCAGGAATTGGGGTTTTATTTGGCATACTGCTTGGTGGAGGCAGAAGGAATTAA
- the smc gene encoding chromosome segregation protein SMC, whose translation MVHINHVDLSHFKSFGGSMSIPLEEGFTVVTGPNGSGKSNILDGVLFCLGLANSRGMRADRLPDLVNSGVLKAGKSSETKVTVKFDLTDWVPDEAEEGIEPTEEGPWIKPGQKEWTVSRRLKVMPGGSYSSSYCADGETCNLQQLQTQLRRLRIDPEGSNVVMQGDVTRIVSMSNKDRRGLIDELAGVALFDTRIDQTRSKLDDVYERQERCRIVEQELTLGKQRLQKDCEKASLYKDLKNQLLIGRQQELVLSYEDAKRSLAKLDIDYEELMKKEEIDSENLIKNENDLKKSLEKLDILQKNVKDLGEDQLLAIQAKLAGIESQNRELERQGINHKNEGEKLQEYRNNLLQKKKDYQAELQDRLNDIDPKDLEEADLRCQEAEAWVESSRRKLSDVAGRSGAWMEKHQKARSDINTIRLKLDPEKLQKQNIEEDLLQLNVILKELKGDQEADQSANKKVHVEINNLNKEWDNILDTISIKKEEFQELVSEKGIQERTKYRLEKEQATLQNDIARLESRKEMIYESRGTNALTLLLESGLDGIHGTVSNLGEVEDRYRIALEVAAGARLGQVVVDNDRIAAQSIDLLKRKRAGRLTFLPLNKILKNVQNKSDVLQRPVSTILNTNSGLIGKAIDLIKFDSLYKYVFLHVFGETVVFNNLSSARDQLGIKRAVTLDGELLEKSGAMTGGSLSNRSLGLSFGRVKDNDDCDQLKNRLLEVGETLFNCKKKEKELIIHLDKIRTQLSSLEQKKAALDAERLTSKRSNSPLLERQSLRAKRIEDLQKSKKEKVVQLESINLNIKPLEVRLLEIEKEEKTLDNSSDSSVWMTLQNELENADQNLLALRKKRDDISNKQSQNKLAIDRLNDQENSLISEEKRLKDSIKSLASAHIAWREQSQLLNTNRQDLINEQKDLETRFGEKRRERDFVEADVSKKRLHLQELKWSLQRLREDQKSMKEEMRMESIRFTELEKKLPNPMPLISDEIRDNGLEALLSSLEGLQERMEELEPVNMLALEELAKLDERLNELENRLQVLTDERSELLLRIETVSTLRQEAFMEAFQAVDVHFREIFASLSEGDGHLQLENSDQPLEGGLTLVAHPKGKPVRRLAAMSGGEKSLTALSFLFALQRFRPSPFYALDEVDSFLDGVNVERLAALIAQQAQHAQFLVVSHRRPMIGASMRTIGVTQARGNHTQVVGLPIAA comes from the coding sequence TTGGTCCATATCAATCACGTAGATTTGTCTCATTTCAAGTCCTTCGGTGGATCGATGTCGATTCCATTGGAAGAAGGATTTACAGTTGTTACAGGTCCAAATGGTTCAGGTAAAAGCAATATTCTTGATGGGGTTTTGTTTTGTTTAGGTCTTGCAAATAGTCGAGGTATGAGAGCAGATAGATTACCTGACTTAGTAAATAGTGGTGTATTAAAAGCTGGTAAGTCTTCGGAAACGAAAGTAACGGTAAAATTTGATCTTACTGATTGGGTACCTGATGAAGCTGAAGAAGGAATAGAACCTACTGAGGAGGGACCTTGGATTAAGCCTGGTCAAAAAGAATGGACAGTCTCTAGAAGATTAAAAGTGATGCCAGGGGGGTCATATTCTTCCAGTTACTGCGCAGATGGAGAGACTTGTAATTTGCAGCAATTACAAACACAATTAAGGCGTCTCAGGATTGATCCTGAAGGCAGCAATGTTGTTATGCAGGGGGATGTTACTCGAATTGTCTCTATGAGTAATAAAGATCGTAGAGGGTTAATTGATGAACTGGCCGGTGTTGCTTTATTTGATACTCGTATTGATCAAACTCGTTCAAAATTGGATGATGTTTACGAAAGGCAAGAACGTTGTCGGATTGTTGAACAAGAATTGACTCTTGGGAAACAGCGTTTGCAAAAAGATTGTGAGAAAGCAAGTTTATATAAAGATCTGAAAAATCAATTATTGATTGGTAGACAGCAAGAATTAGTTTTATCTTATGAAGATGCAAAAAGAAGTCTAGCAAAATTAGATATAGATTATGAAGAATTAATGAAAAAAGAAGAAATAGATTCAGAAAATTTAATTAAGAATGAAAATGATTTGAAAAAATCTTTAGAAAAATTAGATATTTTACAGAAAAATGTAAAGGACCTTGGTGAAGATCAATTGCTTGCAATTCAAGCTAAACTAGCAGGAATTGAGTCTCAGAATAGAGAGTTAGAAAGACAGGGAATTAATCATAAAAACGAAGGTGAAAAATTACAGGAATATAGGAATAATCTGCTACAGAAAAAGAAAGATTATCAAGCTGAATTACAAGATAGATTGAATGATATTGATCCTAAGGATTTAGAAGAAGCTGACTTAAGGTGTCAAGAAGCTGAGGCTTGGGTTGAATCTTCGAGAAGGAAGCTGTCTGATGTGGCTGGTCGTTCAGGGGCATGGATGGAGAAACATCAAAAAGCAAGAAGTGATATAAACACAATTCGATTGAAATTAGATCCTGAAAAACTTCAAAAGCAAAATATCGAAGAAGACTTATTACAATTGAATGTTATTTTAAAAGAATTAAAGGGTGATCAAGAAGCGGATCAATCGGCGAATAAAAAAGTCCATGTAGAAATTAATAATTTGAATAAAGAATGGGATAATATTTTAGATACAATATCAATTAAAAAAGAAGAATTTCAAGAATTAGTTTCTGAGAAAGGTATACAAGAGCGTACTAAATATAGATTAGAGAAAGAACAGGCAACGCTTCAAAATGATATAGCGCGATTAGAAAGTAGGAAAGAAATGATTTATGAAAGTCGAGGTACTAATGCTTTAACTCTTTTATTAGAATCTGGATTAGACGGAATTCACGGCACTGTTTCAAATTTAGGCGAGGTTGAAGATCGTTATAGAATTGCTCTTGAAGTTGCAGCTGGTGCGAGGCTGGGTCAAGTTGTTGTTGATAATGATAGAATTGCTGCACAGTCAATTGATCTTTTAAAACGTAAAAGAGCTGGAAGATTGACTTTTTTACCTCTTAATAAGATTTTAAAAAATGTTCAAAATAAATCTGATGTGTTGCAGAGACCCGTTTCTACTATTCTCAATACAAATAGTGGATTAATAGGAAAGGCTATTGACTTAATTAAATTTGATTCATTATATAAATATGTTTTCTTGCATGTATTTGGGGAGACAGTTGTTTTTAATAACTTGTCATCAGCTCGTGATCAACTTGGCATTAAAAGAGCTGTTACTTTAGACGGTGAATTGTTAGAGAAAAGTGGAGCTATGACTGGTGGAAGTTTAAGTAATAGATCTCTTGGATTGAGCTTTGGAAGAGTAAAAGATAATGATGATTGTGATCAATTAAAGAATAGATTATTAGAGGTTGGCGAGACTTTATTCAATTGTAAAAAGAAAGAAAAAGAACTAATAATTCATTTAGACAAAATTAGAACTCAGTTAAGTTCATTAGAACAAAAAAAAGCAGCCCTTGATGCCGAAAGATTAACCTCTAAAAGATCAAATTCACCTTTATTAGAACGCCAAAGTCTTCGCGCCAAAAGAATTGAAGATCTTCAAAAGTCTAAAAAGGAAAAAGTTGTTCAATTAGAATCTATTAATCTGAATATTAAACCGTTGGAAGTTCGGTTATTGGAAATTGAGAAAGAAGAAAAAACATTAGATAACTCAAGTGACTCATCTGTTTGGATGACATTACAAAATGAACTAGAAAATGCTGATCAAAATCTTCTTGCCCTTAGGAAAAAGAGAGATGATATTTCTAACAAGCAATCGCAAAATAAACTTGCGATTGATCGATTAAATGATCAAGAAAATTCATTAATAAGCGAAGAAAAACGTTTAAAGGATTCCATAAAATCTCTTGCTTCTGCTCATATTGCTTGGCGTGAGCAAAGCCAGTTACTTAATACTAATCGACAAGATTTGATCAATGAACAAAAAGATCTTGAAACTCGCTTTGGGGAAAAACGACGAGAAAGAGATTTTGTTGAAGCTGATGTATCTAAAAAACGTTTACATCTTCAAGAACTTAAATGGAGTCTCCAACGATTAAGAGAAGATCAAAAAAGCATGAAGGAAGAAATGCGCATGGAAAGTATTCGTTTTACTGAATTAGAGAAGAAGCTTCCGAATCCTATGCCTTTGATCTCAGATGAAATAAGAGATAATGGTCTGGAGGCTTTACTTTCTAGCTTGGAAGGTTTGCAGGAGAGAATGGAAGAATTGGAACCTGTCAATATGCTTGCATTGGAGGAATTGGCTAAATTAGATGAGAGGCTAAATGAACTTGAAAATAGACTTCAAGTTCTTACTGATGAAAGATCGGAGCTATTGCTTCGAATTGAGACTGTTTCAACTTTACGTCAAGAGGCCTTTATGGAGGCTTTTCAGGCGGTTGATGTACATTTTCGCGAAATTTTTGCGAGTCTCTCTGAGGGAGATGGACATTTGCAACTAGAAAACTCTGACCAACCTTTGGAAGGTGGGTTAACTTTGGTTGCTCATCCAAAAGGAAAGCCTGTAAGACGGCTTGCAGCTATGTCAGGTGGAGAAAAATCTTTAACTGCTTTAAGTTTTCTTTTTGCTTTACAACGTTTTAGACCTTCCCCATTTTACGCCCTTGATGAAGTTGATAGTTTCTTGGATGGAGTAAATGTTGAAAGGTTAGCTGCGTTAATTGCTCAACAAGCTCAGCATGCCCAATTTCTTGTCGTAAGTCATAGAAGACCTATGATTGGAGCCTCAATGAGGACTATCGGAGTTACTCAAGCACGGGGAAATCATACTCAAGTTGTTGGGTTGCCAATCGCAGCTTGA
- a CDS encoding PRC-barrel domain-containing protein has protein sequence MTNTQAPQESTSAVPSDRLWLRSELMGTQVITRDTGRRLGLVGEVVVDIDRREVVALGLRDNPLTRFLPGLPRWLPLDQIRQVGDVILVDTLDSLSENFVPERFNKVINCQVITESGDQLGRVLGFSFDIETGELLTLVMGALGVPLLGEGVLSTWEMPVDEIVSSGPDRIIVYEGAEEKLKQLNSGFLEKLGVGNSGWEDSERERYRVNLVPVENQLTSGESANDDQRLLEQSQEEIFEEEEMEYVELQDSEQEQYNQELRYLDESNQSSIYSETDEDDVSYTESKFNTSSDTFQAKISSRNTKNRSLINRDEEPMDVEPLEKPSIKKSQVPLSNDKKNSDIEDPW, from the coding sequence TTGACCAACACTCAAGCTCCACAAGAATCAACATCTGCTGTACCTAGTGACAGATTATGGCTTCGTTCTGAGTTGATGGGCACTCAGGTTATAACTCGTGATACTGGACGCAGGTTGGGTCTTGTAGGAGAAGTTGTTGTTGATATTGATCGCAGAGAAGTTGTTGCTTTAGGACTACGAGATAATCCTCTAACACGTTTTTTACCTGGATTGCCACGATGGCTTCCTCTTGATCAGATTCGACAAGTAGGTGATGTGATTTTGGTAGATACATTAGATTCATTGAGTGAAAACTTTGTTCCTGAGAGATTCAATAAAGTTATTAATTGCCAAGTGATTACTGAATCAGGTGATCAGTTGGGAAGAGTACTTGGATTTTCTTTTGACATTGAAACTGGAGAACTACTTACTTTAGTTATGGGAGCATTAGGCGTTCCATTATTAGGCGAAGGGGTTTTAAGTACTTGGGAGATGCCTGTTGATGAAATTGTTAGTAGTGGTCCTGATCGAATAATTGTTTATGAAGGTGCTGAAGAGAAATTAAAACAATTAAATAGTGGTTTTCTTGAAAAGCTTGGTGTAGGTAATTCGGGATGGGAAGATAGCGAAAGAGAAAGGTATAGAGTTAATCTCGTCCCAGTTGAAAATCAATTGACCTCTGGAGAAAGTGCAAATGATGATCAAAGACTTCTAGAACAATCTCAAGAGGAGATTTTTGAAGAAGAAGAGATGGAATATGTAGAATTACAAGATTCAGAACAAGAACAATATAATCAAGAATTAAGATACCTAGATGAATCTAATCAGTCTTCAATTTATTCAGAAACTGATGAAGATGACGTAAGTTATACTGAATCAAAATTCAATACTAGTTCTGATACTTTTCAAGCAAAAATATCCTCTCGTAATACTAAAAATAGGTCACTAATAAATAGAGATGAAGAGCCTATGGATGTTGAGCCTTTGGAAAAACCATCTATCAAAAAATCTCAGGTTCCTCTATCTAATGATAAAAAAAATTCAGATATTGAAGATCCATGGTGA